Proteins encoded in a region of the Teredinibacter purpureus genome:
- the aceF gene encoding dihydrolipoyllysine-residue acetyltransferase, whose protein sequence is MAKQTIQVPDIGGADSVDVIEICVAPGDVVAAEDSLIVLESDKASMDIPSPVAGTILKILITEGDSVSEGANFIEIETAAAAVEETSAAESTPAPATAVVEAAPAPAPAPAPVPAVGAEETVTVPDIGGSEAVDIIEVCVAVGDEVNEGDSLIVLESDKASMEVPSPASGTVVSLSISEGGKVSMGDAILVLATVGTVVPAMVESVSVEATAPATAQAVAPSPVVTPGGVVEVNVPDIGGSESVEVIEICVAVGDEVSDGDSLIVLESDKASMEIPATQSGKIVSLLMSEGDKASEGTPILTMEVEGTVVAAPSAPSKSASAPSAPAPVAAKPAATQEAAPSSGDFYAGPAVRQLARQLGVDLGKVKPTGPRNRIVKDDVRSFVKSILAQPQKSSSAVVTGGAGIPAIPEVDFSQFGEIELVKMSKIKKLTAFNMSRNWLNVPHVTQFDDADISDLEDFRKGMKAEAEKKGVKLTPLPFLLKACAAALRAEPKFNASLHADGEHIVQKSYVNIGVAVDTPNGLMVPVIRDVDKKSLYELAAESVALAGKAREGKLMPRDMQGGCFTISSLGPIGGTGFTPIVNAPEVAILGVSKAAIKPVWNGSEFVPRQMLPLSLSYDHRAINGADAGKFFTYLGAVLADVRKLLL, encoded by the coding sequence GTGGCTAAGCAAACTATCCAGGTGCCTGATATTGGTGGCGCCGACAGCGTGGATGTGATTGAAATCTGCGTTGCGCCCGGCGATGTTGTAGCAGCGGAAGATTCTTTAATTGTGTTGGAATCTGACAAGGCGTCAATGGACATTCCAAGCCCTGTGGCTGGAACTATCCTTAAAATATTGATCACTGAAGGTGACAGTGTATCGGAAGGTGCAAATTTTATTGAAATAGAAACGGCTGCTGCTGCAGTCGAAGAGACATCTGCAGCCGAGAGCACGCCAGCGCCCGCCACGGCGGTAGTGGAAGCTGCTCCTGCTCCTGCTCCTGCTCCTGCTCCAGTCCCTGCTGTAGGTGCAGAAGAAACTGTTACTGTTCCTGATATAGGCGGTTCGGAAGCCGTTGATATTATTGAAGTTTGCGTCGCTGTTGGCGATGAGGTTAACGAGGGTGATTCGTTGATCGTGCTTGAAAGTGATAAAGCCTCAATGGAAGTGCCATCCCCTGCTAGTGGAACGGTTGTTAGCCTGAGTATTAGCGAAGGCGGAAAGGTTTCAATGGGCGATGCCATCTTAGTGTTGGCGACTGTTGGAACGGTTGTGCCTGCTATGGTTGAAAGCGTTTCTGTAGAAGCGACCGCTCCAGCAACGGCTCAAGCAGTAGCACCCTCTCCAGTTGTTACGCCGGGTGGAGTGGTGGAAGTGAACGTACCCGATATAGGGGGTTCCGAATCCGTTGAAGTTATTGAAATTTGTGTTGCTGTGGGTGATGAAGTTTCTGATGGCGATTCGCTTATCGTGCTAGAAAGCGATAAGGCATCGATGGAAATACCTGCAACACAAAGTGGCAAGATTGTCAGCTTGCTCATGAGTGAAGGCGATAAAGCGTCTGAGGGCACACCAATTTTAACGATGGAAGTGGAGGGAACGGTTGTTGCCGCACCTTCTGCGCCGTCTAAATCTGCTTCTGCACCAAGTGCACCGGCTCCGGTAGCGGCAAAGCCGGCGGCGACTCAAGAAGCAGCCCCTAGCTCCGGTGATTTTTATGCTGGCCCAGCGGTTCGTCAATTGGCGCGTCAGCTAGGTGTCGATCTTGGCAAGGTCAAGCCAACTGGACCGCGTAATCGTATTGTTAAAGATGATGTGCGTAGCTTTGTAAAATCTATCTTAGCTCAGCCCCAAAAATCTTCTTCTGCAGTAGTAACGGGTGGCGCGGGTATTCCGGCTATACCTGAGGTTGATTTCTCTCAGTTTGGCGAAATCGAACTCGTGAAAATGTCAAAAATCAAAAAGCTTACTGCGTTTAATATGTCGCGAAACTGGCTAAACGTACCGCACGTTACCCAGTTTGATGATGCTGATATCAGTGATTTAGAAGATTTCCGTAAGGGCATGAAAGCCGAAGCTGAAAAGAAAGGCGTCAAGCTTACGCCATTGCCTTTCTTGCTAAAAGCGTGTGCTGCGGCATTGCGAGCAGAGCCAAAGTTTAATGCATCCTTACATGCTGATGGCGAGCATATTGTGCAGAAGAGTTACGTCAATATTGGTGTAGCGGTTGATACGCCTAATGGCCTGATGGTACCCGTAATTCGAGATGTCGATAAGAAAAGCTTGTATGAGCTTGCGGCGGAGTCTGTAGCGCTTGCTGGTAAGGCGCGTGAAGGGAAACTGATGCCGCGTGATATGCAGGGCGGGTGCTTTACTATTTCGAGCCTTGGTCCTATTGGAGGCACTGGCTTTACTCCAATCGTAAACGCTCCAGAAGTTGCAATTTTGGGTGTTTCTAAGGCGGCTATTAAGCCGGTTTGGAATGGTTCTGAATTCGTACCTCGTCAGATGTTACCACTCTCTTTGTCTTACGATCATCGTGCGATTAACGGAGCAGATGCGGGTAAATTCTTCACCTATTTAGGTGCAGTACTAGCAGATGTTAGAAAGCTGCTACTTTAA
- the aceE gene encoding pyruvate dehydrogenase (acetyl-transferring), homodimeric type, whose amino-acid sequence MLEETDALETREWLEALESVIRHNGADRARYLLVELANAATQAGVKLPSAIRTPYVNSIAVKDEKRSPGDFHMERKIRSLVRWNAMAMVMRANDNNEGLGGHISSFSSSATLYEVGFNHFFRGDDGEQRGDLIYFQGHISPGIYARSYLEGRLGEDQLDNFRREVDGNGLSSYPHPWLMPDYWQFPTVSMGLGPIQAIYQAHVMRYMSARGLSARGDRKVWAFLGDGECDEPETLGAISLAGREQLENLIFVINCNLQRLDGPVRGNGKIIQELEGVFRGAGWNVIKLIWGDGWDRLLEKDTTGLLQKRMNEVVDGELQNYKANGGGYTREHFFGKYPELLELVADMTDEEIFKLNRGGHDPQKVYAAYASATEQKGHPTVILAQTVKGYGLGAAGESANITHSVKKLDIESLKKFRDRFGIPISDDDLKTVPYYRPAPDAPEMVYMRKRREALNGYLPARVSDFDALQLPEMDKFKGLLKSTGEREISTTMAFVRYISTLAKDKNMGKQVVPIVPDEARTFGMEGMFRQLGIYSSEGQHYTPHDHDQIMYYKEDKKGQILEEGINEAGAMSAWITAATAYSTYKVPMVPFYVYYSMFGFQRIGDLAWLAGDIQARGFLIGATSGRTTLNGEGLQHQDGHSHLMANTIPNCRSYDPTYGFELAVIIQDGLRRMYVDKENVFYYITTMNENYKHPDMPLGAEDGIVRGIYPLKTGKKAAKKKRVQLMGAGSILREVEFAAELLREDWGVESDIWSVTSVNELARDGQRTDRWNFLHPGEEARKSYLTQTLESADGPFIISTDYMKSYSEQLRAYIPGSYTVLGTDGFGRSDTRSKLRHFFEVDRYFVTCAALKALADEGKIPAKTVTDAMQKYGIDPEKTDPTTC is encoded by the coding sequence GGCTTTAGAATCGGTAATTCGGCACAATGGCGCGGACCGTGCTCGCTACCTTTTAGTTGAATTGGCCAATGCGGCGACTCAGGCTGGCGTTAAACTGCCCTCAGCCATTCGAACGCCTTACGTTAACAGTATTGCAGTGAAGGACGAAAAACGTTCTCCTGGCGACTTCCACATGGAGCGTAAAATTCGTTCTTTGGTTCGCTGGAACGCCATGGCAATGGTCATGCGTGCTAACGATAATAACGAAGGTCTCGGCGGTCACATATCGTCTTTCTCATCCTCGGCCACTCTATATGAAGTTGGTTTTAACCACTTTTTTCGTGGTGATGACGGCGAGCAGCGTGGCGATCTTATTTATTTTCAGGGGCATATTTCCCCTGGCATCTATGCACGTTCCTACTTAGAAGGTCGTTTAGGTGAAGATCAGTTGGATAACTTCCGCCGAGAGGTGGATGGCAATGGTTTATCCTCTTACCCCCACCCTTGGCTGATGCCTGATTACTGGCAGTTCCCTACTGTATCGATGGGCTTAGGCCCCATTCAGGCTATTTATCAAGCACACGTTATGCGCTATATGTCGGCACGTGGATTGTCGGCACGTGGCGATCGTAAAGTGTGGGCATTCCTTGGCGACGGCGAGTGTGATGAGCCAGAAACGTTAGGCGCTATTTCTTTAGCTGGTCGCGAGCAGCTAGAAAATTTGATCTTTGTGATCAACTGTAATTTACAGCGACTTGATGGCCCTGTGCGCGGTAATGGTAAAATCATCCAAGAGCTGGAAGGTGTTTTCCGTGGCGCTGGTTGGAATGTGATCAAGCTCATTTGGGGTGACGGTTGGGATCGCCTATTAGAAAAAGACACCACCGGCTTGCTGCAAAAGCGCATGAACGAAGTGGTCGATGGCGAGCTACAAAACTATAAAGCGAATGGCGGTGGTTATACCCGTGAGCATTTCTTTGGGAAATACCCAGAATTGCTTGAGTTAGTTGCCGACATGACAGACGAAGAAATATTCAAATTAAACCGTGGTGGTCACGATCCGCAAAAAGTGTACGCTGCTTACGCTTCTGCCACAGAGCAAAAAGGTCATCCAACCGTTATCTTGGCGCAAACCGTCAAAGGTTATGGTCTTGGTGCTGCGGGTGAATCTGCCAATATCACGCACTCTGTGAAAAAGCTTGATATCGAAAGCTTGAAGAAATTTCGGGATCGCTTTGGTATTCCTATTTCTGATGATGATTTAAAAACAGTACCCTATTATCGCCCTGCGCCAGACGCTCCAGAAATGGTCTATATGCGCAAGCGTCGTGAAGCGCTAAACGGTTATTTACCCGCCCGAGTGTCTGATTTTGACGCGTTGCAGTTGCCCGAGATGGATAAGTTCAAAGGCTTATTGAAATCTACTGGCGAGCGAGAAATCTCGACTACCATGGCATTTGTGCGTTATATCTCAACGCTTGCCAAAGATAAAAATATGGGTAAGCAGGTCGTGCCTATTGTGCCCGACGAAGCTAGAACCTTTGGTATGGAGGGCATGTTCCGTCAGCTTGGCATCTATTCGTCAGAGGGACAGCACTACACGCCACATGATCACGATCAGATCATGTATTACAAAGAAGACAAAAAAGGCCAGATTCTAGAAGAAGGCATTAATGAAGCCGGTGCAATGTCTGCTTGGATTACGGCAGCAACGGCCTATAGCACTTATAAAGTGCCGATGGTGCCCTTCTATGTGTATTACTCGATGTTTGGTTTTCAGCGTATCGGTGATCTAGCGTGGTTGGCTGGCGATATTCAAGCGCGTGGTTTCCTCATTGGTGCAACCTCTGGCCGGACGACGCTAAATGGCGAAGGTTTACAGCACCAAGATGGCCACAGCCATCTAATGGCGAATACCATTCCAAACTGTCGCAGCTATGACCCCACCTATGGCTTCGAGCTTGCCGTAATTATTCAGGATGGTTTGAGACGTATGTATGTCGACAAAGAAAATGTCTTCTACTATATCACCACGATGAACGAAAATTATAAACACCCCGATATGCCTCTCGGTGCAGAAGACGGTATCGTGCGCGGTATTTACCCGTTGAAAACGGGTAAAAAAGCGGCGAAGAAGAAACGTGTTCAGTTGATGGGCGCAGGTTCTATCTTGCGCGAAGTTGAGTTTGCAGCTGAGTTGTTGCGTGAAGACTGGGGCGTAGAGTCGGATATCTGGAGTGTAACTAGTGTGAATGAGCTGGCGCGTGACGGACAACGTACGGATCGCTGGAACTTTCTGCATCCAGGAGAAGAGGCTCGCAAGTCTTATCTCACTCAGACATTAGAGTCTGCTGACGGCCCGTTTATTATCTCTACAGACTACATGAAGAGCTACTCTGAGCAGTTGCGCGCTTATATTCCTGGTTCTTATACTGTTTTGGGGACAGATGGTTTCGGCCGTTCTGATACACGTAGCAAACTGCGCCACTTTTTCGAAGTGGACCGTTACTTTGTTACCTGCGCCGCGCTGAAAGCGTTGGCGGATGAAGGCAAGATACCGGCAAAAACTGTCACCGATGCTATGCAAAAGTACGGCATTGACCCTGAAAAAACAGACCCAACGACTTGCTAA